Proteins encoded together in one Bradyrhizobium sp. CB82 window:
- a CDS encoding dicarboxylate/amino acid:cation symporter — MPATTTAPQKKPFYRILYVQVLVAIVLGVIVGWLWPELAKNDWIKAMGDGFVKLIKMAIAPIIFCTVVSGIAHISEVKKVGRVAVKSLVYFEVVSTLALALGLIVANVLRPGAGFQGQSNAAAVAGYAKQASEMKSVDFVLHIIPDTVVGAFAQGEILQVLLFAILFGFALMGLGERAHIRAFIDDVAHAMFGVIAIVVKVAPIGAFGAMAFTIGRYGPQALGNLAGLIGTFYLTSLLFVVVGLGLIARIAGFSIFKFLKYIKDELLIVLGTSSSESALPQLMEKLEILGCSKSVVGLVVPTGYSFNLDGTNIYMTLATLFIAQAMNVDLSFGEQMTILIVAMLTSKGASGITGAGFITLAGTLAAVRPELLPGMAIVLGIDKFMSECRALTNLCGNGVACVVVAWWEGELDREKLRVALDRDVDPADFEMAVSEPQSL; from the coding sequence ATGCCTGCAACGACGACCGCGCCGCAGAAGAAACCGTTTTACCGGATTCTCTATGTGCAGGTGCTCGTGGCAATCGTGCTTGGCGTCATCGTCGGCTGGCTCTGGCCAGAGCTTGCGAAGAACGACTGGATCAAGGCGATGGGCGACGGCTTCGTCAAGCTCATCAAGATGGCGATTGCGCCGATCATCTTCTGCACGGTGGTTTCCGGAATTGCCCACATCTCGGAGGTGAAGAAGGTCGGCCGCGTGGCGGTCAAATCGCTCGTCTATTTCGAGGTGGTTTCGACCCTTGCCCTGGCGCTGGGCCTGATCGTCGCCAACGTGCTGCGGCCGGGCGCAGGATTCCAGGGCCAATCGAATGCTGCGGCGGTCGCCGGTTATGCCAAGCAGGCGAGCGAAATGAAGTCGGTCGATTTCGTCCTGCACATCATCCCCGACACGGTCGTCGGGGCATTCGCGCAAGGTGAAATTCTCCAGGTTCTGCTATTTGCCATCTTGTTCGGCTTCGCGTTGATGGGCCTCGGCGAGCGGGCTCACATCCGCGCATTCATCGACGATGTCGCTCACGCGATGTTCGGTGTCATTGCGATCGTCGTGAAGGTCGCGCCGATTGGTGCCTTTGGTGCAATGGCGTTCACGATCGGCCGCTACGGACCTCAGGCGCTCGGAAATCTCGCGGGGCTGATCGGGACTTTCTACCTGACGTCGCTGCTGTTCGTGGTCGTCGGGCTCGGCCTGATCGCCCGTATTGCCGGTTTCTCGATCTTCAAGTTTCTCAAATACATCAAGGACGAGCTGCTGATCGTGCTCGGTACGTCGTCCTCGGAGAGCGCGCTTCCGCAACTGATGGAGAAGCTCGAGATCCTCGGTTGCTCCAAGTCGGTGGTCGGGCTGGTCGTCCCGACAGGTTACTCGTTCAACCTGGATGGCACCAACATCTACATGACGCTGGCGACTCTCTTCATTGCCCAGGCGATGAACGTCGATCTGAGCTTCGGCGAACAGATGACGATTCTGATCGTTGCCATGCTGACATCGAAAGGAGCCTCGGGAATCACCGGCGCGGGTTTCATCACGCTCGCAGGTACGCTCGCTGCGGTCCGGCCGGAACTGCTGCCTGGCATGGCGATCGTGCTCGGTATCGACAAGTTCATGAGCGAATGCCGAGCCTTGACGAACCTCTGCGGCAACGGCGTGGCATGCGTCGTGGTCGCGTGGTGGGAAGGTGAGCTTGACCGCGAGAAGCTGCGCGTGGCGCTCGATCGGGACGTCGATCCCGCGGACTTCGAAATGGCCGTGAGCGAGCCGCAAAGCCTCTGA